From the Octadecabacter antarcticus 307 genome, one window contains:
- a CDS encoding carboxymuconolactone decarboxylase family protein, which translates to MTSLACSGVATGTPAGDAALNRVNVFELTQAAEDAVLAPVDAGAWPAETRAAFAVRIAKLNRSKTLVAQYGRRPGGDGPLADPANDGTAQNMGVVVTFMDKVAAQTREVRANDITSLQAAGVSDADIVRLAELNAFLAFQIRMVAGLSLIKGDIA; encoded by the coding sequence ATGACTAGCCTGGCATGCAGTGGCGTTGCTACTGGTACTCCGGCAGGTGATGCGGCACTAAATCGCGTCAATGTGTTCGAACTGACGCAGGCGGCTGAAGATGCGGTTTTGGCTCCGGTTGATGCCGGCGCATGGCCGGCCGAAACCCGCGCTGCCTTCGCAGTTCGAATTGCGAAGCTCAACAGATCAAAAACGCTTGTCGCACAATACGGCCGACGTCCCGGGGGCGACGGCCCACTGGCAGATCCTGCAAATGACGGCACTGCTCAGAATATGGGCGTTGTTGTGACTTTCATGGACAAAGTTGCGGCCCAAACCCGCGAAGTTAGGGCAAATGACATCACGAGCCTTCAAGCGGCTGGGGTCTCCGACGCAGATATCGTGCGCTTAGCTGAACTTAACGCTTTTCTCGCCTTCCAGATTCGCATGGTCGCTGGCCTCAGTTTAATCAAAGGGGATATCGCATGA
- a CDS encoding ABC transporter substrate-binding protein yields the protein MTNIILNRRKFLGTTAASAAALASPIYLRRAHAQGGEVNIWTYNNFVPDDFKDQFESETGIKVNVRLVDDQGKQFNLLAAEAPSPTVDIVTVAGHRFLQFIDSDLLAPMDTDRLNNWGNINPTFSEGDWATIRGEKWGAPILSGMEVLAYNTDLVSQEEANSWDVLFSEQYRQQTAYILQDMFSVLMLKMGYDGNMVAYMDDPERAAAIVAEVQQFLIDKKPLVRKYYDGGAEIQQMFVNQDIALGHAWNGPIAQLIKDGFPIEMTVPEEGSYGFVYTYNIAQNAPNVDNAYTFLNAILAKPEIGAAMTQASGFISTYKDASQHLTEIEKKSTSFTDEELSRLQFFRAEANEMKYQLVDPAVEAVKAA from the coding sequence ATGACCAACATAATTCTTAACCGCCGTAAATTTCTCGGCACCACCGCAGCAAGTGCCGCTGCCCTGGCCAGCCCAATCTATCTGCGCCGCGCCCACGCTCAAGGCGGCGAAGTTAACATTTGGACATATAACAATTTTGTCCCGGATGACTTCAAAGACCAATTTGAATCCGAAACTGGCATCAAAGTAAACGTGCGTCTGGTTGATGATCAGGGAAAGCAGTTCAATCTCCTTGCCGCCGAAGCCCCAAGCCCAACGGTCGACATCGTGACCGTTGCGGGCCACCGCTTTCTCCAGTTTATTGACAGTGACCTGCTGGCGCCCATGGACACAGACCGTCTGAACAATTGGGGCAATATCAACCCAACCTTCTCTGAAGGGGACTGGGCCACAATCCGGGGCGAAAAATGGGGTGCTCCGATCCTTTCTGGGATGGAAGTTCTAGCCTACAATACCGATTTAGTAAGCCAAGAAGAAGCCAATAGCTGGGACGTACTTTTCTCAGAACAATACCGCCAGCAGACCGCTTATATCCTTCAGGACATGTTTTCGGTACTAATGCTTAAGATGGGCTATGACGGCAATATGGTTGCTTACATGGACGATCCTGAAAGAGCTGCTGCGATCGTTGCAGAAGTCCAGCAATTCTTAATTGATAAAAAGCCATTGGTACGCAAGTACTATGATGGCGGTGCTGAGATTCAGCAGATGTTCGTCAATCAAGACATCGCTCTGGGCCACGCTTGGAATGGTCCAATTGCCCAATTGATTAAAGACGGCTTTCCTATCGAAATGACGGTTCCCGAGGAGGGTTCTTATGGCTTTGTCTATACATACAACATTGCTCAGAACGCCCCCAACGTTGACAACGCATATACCTTCCTCAATGCGATCCTTGCAAAACCCGAAATTGGTGCCGCAATGACTCAGGCATCAGGTTTTATCTCGACTTACAAGGATGCATCACAGCACCTCACTGAAATTGAAAAAAAGTCGACGTCTTTCACTGATGAAGAACTTTCACGACTTCAGTTTTTCCGCGCTGAGGCCAATGAGATGAAGTATCAGCTCGTCGATCCTGCGGTCGAAGCAGTTAAGGCAGCCTAA
- a CDS encoding peroxidase-related enzyme (This protein belongs to a clade of uncharacterized proteins related to peroxidases such as the alkylhydroperoxidase AhpD.) → MTRVIHKFTRNVPQWQPRVTPVDLKEATKEQLEALQVTPSNTKVSDYVLVLAHDVEALKARSPLFNAIMYDGGGMSRAERELGAIAASMVNRCIYCAAVHASRHAELAKSTEATDQIFTAGENAKLKSRDKAIFDFARKLSECPPQANESDVSILRAAGLTHAEILDLVLSTSLFGWANRLMHVLGDPVRKE, encoded by the coding sequence ATGACCCGCGTGATCCACAAATTTACCCGCAACGTCCCTCAATGGCAGCCAAGGGTAACACCGGTTGATTTAAAGGAAGCCACTAAAGAGCAACTTGAGGCGCTACAAGTCACGCCCTCCAACACTAAGGTTTCCGACTATGTCTTGGTTTTGGCGCATGACGTAGAGGCACTTAAAGCCCGCTCACCATTATTTAACGCTATCATGTATGACGGTGGAGGAATGAGTCGCGCTGAAAGAGAGTTGGGGGCAATTGCAGCATCAATGGTTAATCGCTGTATTTACTGTGCCGCGGTACATGCTTCCCGTCATGCAGAACTTGCAAAAAGCACTGAAGCCACAGACCAGATATTCACGGCGGGTGAGAATGCGAAACTGAAAAGTCGCGATAAGGCGATCTTTGATTTTGCTCGGAAATTGTCCGAGTGCCCCCCTCAGGCGAACGAGAGTGATGTTTCCATTTTGCGCGCTGCGGGACTAACTCATGCAGAAATTTTAGATTTAGTCCTGTCCACATCCTTGTTCGGATGGGCTAATCGCTTGATGCATGTATTAGGCGACCCGGTGCGCAAGGAATGA
- a CDS encoding NAD/NADP-dependent octopine/nopaline dehydrogenase family protein — protein MTVSEKVGIAGAGSIAFGTAVLLCENGHDPMLWSPSGAGTADIAAGSALTAKGAIEATHNVRVASSAESLARDNDTLIIALPGYGHKAIMDALADHIRQDQHVIVSSHVSLGAIYLGNLLKKRGVSAPITAWGTTVVTGRRQSGTEVHVNTLRKLVDICTVPERKSANARDLCERLFGDRFQPRDGLLAISLSNLNPQNHMGIALGNMTRMERGEIWSQGQNVTPNVGRLLEALDAERQAIAATLGLEVRTIFEHFHLSFHVPVASISEMNQQMHTLGNGGTGPTTADSRYVKEDVPYGLGLTVVLGDMVGCPAELHRAGIRIFSAMYGVDFMAENELLITLTPDQYSLDDLQQAARTGLLEPSSA, from the coding sequence ATGACGGTATCTGAAAAGGTTGGAATTGCTGGTGCAGGTTCTATCGCATTTGGAACAGCGGTTCTGCTTTGCGAAAATGGACATGATCCAATGCTTTGGTCGCCCTCCGGTGCTGGGACAGCGGATATTGCAGCGGGTAGTGCCCTGACAGCAAAAGGCGCAATCGAGGCGACACATAATGTCCGAGTAGCTTCTAGTGCTGAAAGTCTCGCGCGCGACAATGATACGCTGATTATTGCCCTACCCGGCTATGGACACAAAGCTATCATGGATGCGCTCGCAGATCATATTCGCCAAGATCAACACGTCATTGTATCTTCCCATGTGTCACTTGGCGCAATCTATTTAGGTAATTTGCTAAAAAAACGAGGTGTTAGCGCACCAATCACCGCCTGGGGCACCACTGTAGTCACGGGCCGCCGTCAGTCCGGCACCGAAGTACATGTTAACACCTTACGAAAGCTGGTGGATATCTGCACGGTCCCGGAAAGAAAATCTGCCAACGCACGAGATCTTTGCGAACGTCTATTCGGCGATCGATTTCAGCCACGTGATGGCCTGTTGGCCATTTCGCTGTCCAACCTCAATCCACAGAATCACATGGGTATCGCATTGGGCAATATGACCCGGATGGAACGCGGCGAAATTTGGAGCCAAGGTCAGAATGTGACACCTAATGTTGGGCGGCTATTGGAAGCACTGGACGCAGAACGGCAAGCGATTGCCGCTACGCTTGGCCTTGAAGTGAGAACAATATTTGAACATTTTCACCTGTCTTTCCATGTGCCAGTGGCCTCAATTTCTGAAATGAACCAACAGATGCACACTCTCGGAAATGGTGGCACTGGCCCAACGACCGCAGACAGCCGCTACGTGAAGGAGGACGTGCCATACGGGCTTGGTCTGACCGTGGTCTTGGGGGATATGGTCGGCTGCCCAGCCGAGCTTCACCGCGCTGGTATCCGCATTTTTTCAGCGATGTATGGTGTTGATTTCATGGCTGAGAACGAACTGCTCATCACCCTAACCCCTGACCAGTATTCCTTAGATGATCTTCAGCAGGCCGCCCGTACAGGTCTGCTGGAGCCAAGCAGCGCCTAG